One region of Salvia miltiorrhiza cultivar Shanhuang (shh) chromosome 3, IMPLAD_Smil_shh, whole genome shotgun sequence genomic DNA includes:
- the LOC131017587 gene encoding cytosolic sulfotransferase 6-like, which yields MSASSNFFRSPQLSQDFKEFLSTLPREKGKDSLYRYHYQGFWYLDLLLEALISCQQHFQAEDSDVFVTSTPKCGTTWLKAIAFALLNRRRHPATSGDHPLISSNPHDLVPFLEMGLYGTSKALDIASFPSPRLLATHVPYSSLPESIRSSGSKCKIMYVARDMKDALVSEWHFLARAGVSDLTMAKAVEEFCEGLNIYGPFWDHVLGYWKESLENPDRVLFLKYEDMKARPAAEVRRVAEFLGCAFSAEEEEAGEVDRILELCSFEGLRGLEVNKKGKVVATRVDKSAFFRRGEVGDWKNHLSPEMGKKLDRIIEEKFYGSGLFF from the coding sequence ATGTCAGCATCTTCAAATTTCTTCCGATCTCCACAACTATCTCAAGACTTCAAAGAGTTCCTCTCCACTCTCCCcagagaaaaaggaaaagacTCTCTCTACCGCTATCATTATCAAGGTTTCTGGTACTTGGACCTCCTTCTAGAAGCTCTAATCTCATGCCAACAACATTTTCAAGCGGAGGATTCCGACGTCTTCGTCACCTCCACTCCCAAATGCGGCACCACGTGGCTGAAGGCCATCGCCTTCGCCCTACTTAACCGGAGGCGGCACCCTGCCACCTCCGGAGACCACCCACTCATCTCCAGCAACCCTCACGACCTCGTGCCCTTCCTCGAGATGGGCCTCTACGGCACCAGCAAAGCCCTCGACATCGCCTCGTTCCCCTCCCCGCGCCTCCTCGCCACCCACGTGCCGTATTCCTCTCTCCCGGAGTCGATCAGGAGCAGCGGCTCCAAGTGCAAGATCATGTACGTGGCGAGGGACATGAAGGACGCATTGGTGTCGGAGTGGCACTTCTTGGCGAGGGCGGGGGTGTCGGACTTGACGATGGCGAAGGCGGTCGAGGAATTTTGCGAGGGATTGAACATCTATGGGCCGTTTTGGGATCATGTTCTTGGATATTGGAAGGAGAGCTTGGAAAACCCTGATAGGGTTTTGTTCCTCAAGTACGAGGATATGAAGGCGAGGCCGGCCGCGGAGGTGCGCCGCGTGGCGGAGTTCCTCGGCTGCGCCTTCTCagcggaggaggaggaagctgGGGAGGTTGATCGGATCTTGGAACTGTGTAGCTTTGAAGGTCTGAGAGGTTTGGAAGTGAACAAGAAGGGGAAGGTAGTGGCGACTCGTGTGGATAAGAGTGCTTTCTTTCGTCGAGGAGAGGTGGGGGATTGGAAGAATCATTTATCGCCGGAGATGGGGAAGAAGCTTGATCGGATTATTGAAGAGAAGTTTTATGGGTCgggattatttttttaa